The Theileria orientalis strain Shintoku DNA, chromosome 2, complete genome genome has a window encoding:
- a CDS encoding uncharacterized protein (calcium-binding EF-hand domain containing protein): MKSTNIDDWLCLCTPLSCFQRKQTNEDLKCCYDELNSEGVDVIETQIKFIKRCISQDNKIMYPHPDNNYLAVIIDGISRGMDYKTLIKSIDPLITMKTPGSINLFDDNFNDLCLPESKELNTPDLVDAVKGKLQDKLRILEKEHKVMVDRNQDNTAWFNLMFNYIDDDGDGLIEWNQFEIQLEEILQML, from the exons atgaaatcCACAAATATCGACGATTGGCTATGTCTGTGCACACCGTTAAGCTGCTTCCAAAGAAAACAGACAAATG AAGATCTAAAATGTTGCTACGATGAGTTGAACTCGGAGGGGGTTGACGTCATTGAGACTCAGATTAAGTTCATCAAGAGATGCATATCTCAggacaataaaataatgtatcCACATCctgataataattatttggCTGTCATTA TTGACGGAATCTCCAGAGGAATGGACTATAAAACACTAATTAAGTCTATTGATCCATTAATCACCATGAAAACTCCTGgatcaataaatttattcgATGATAATTTCAATGATCTTTGCTTACCTGAGTCTAAAGAACTTAACACACCTGATCTAGTAGACGCTGTTAAGGGAAAACTACAG GATAAGTTGAGAATACTGGAAAAAGAGCATAAAGTCATGGTTGACAGAAATCAAGA TAACACTGCCTGGTTTAATCTTATGTTTAACTATATCGATGACGACGGAGATGGCCTGATCGAGTGGAACCAATTTGAAATACAATTGGAAGAAATATTGCAAATGTTATAA
- a CDS encoding uncharacterized protein (Myb transcription factor family protein): MGTILDNNRPEISQLIGADGARPSSNLDSYKLHSFYSNLPVYRKKYDWNVPKWTKDDIVNLHKFVKSSIVSILSDKIELKYSKLPFSDSQKLLKLLTKLDSRDLYIIYLNFDFTLLSASLIKLIRSDSFDEFLKNISNLHDNNSNMYDVYSKTQKIYNNFKEIYLPNKPMFQNVDLSVFWDDVASEMNSKRKGTMSYKISTDCCVKFIHSTKDGVLITEVSEDEFARIEEFLLKNKANPTKNCIVNCVNLGVTVYQYIKVVLHQGKTSKWDASEDAVLLESVSSDLYDNAYSSGIGSSTSNYGISWKEISRNIPGKNAEQCRLRYRQIKKNKISDSPFLIKEMARLKILKASFGNNWSKISNLMPGRSPRQCRDKISETTKFTIENALESLQYFRDFLLTFTNYYSNLNKPFFVGRYWKSFDWLGLYLIMVLKITRNQDLLDILKKFYFSNAIEKRIKIVFEDGLSKNVTECSGSDIYAITNFLQIIASRVDEVHFDKVVRVNKALSKQLFRRCGTGESVDFKIFDKENNFDDLKSSVFNSLNRLWP; encoded by the exons atgGGTACTATTTTGGATAATAATAGGCCCGAAATATCGCAATTAATTGGAGCCGATGGAGCGCGTCCCAGTTCCAACCTGGACTCGTATAAGCTCCACTCTTTTTACTCCAATTTGCCGGTTTacagaaaaaaatatgattgGAATGTCCCTAAATGGACCAAGGATGATATTGTTAACCTACACAAATTTGTTAAGTCGAGCATAGTATCAATTTTATCtgataaaattgaattGAAATACAGTAAATTACCGTTTTCTGATAGTCAAAAGCTGTTAAAGCTGTTAACTAAATTGGATTCTAGggatttgtatattatttatctaaaCTTTGACTTTACTTTGTTATCTGCaagtttaattaaattgattaGGAGTGATTCATTTgatgaatttttaaaaaatatatctaATTTGCATGATAACAACTCTAACATGTATGATGTGTATAGTAAAACTCAgaaaatttacaataacTTTAAGGAGATATATCTGCCTAATAAACCAATGTTTCAAAACGTTGATTTGTCTGTGTTTTGGGACGATGTAGCAAGTGAAATGAACTCTAAAAGAAAGGGAACTATGTCATATAAGATATCTACAGATTGTTGTGTAAAGTTTATCCATTCAACAAAGGATGGAGTATTGATTACGGAAGTCTCGGAAGATGAATTTGCAAGGATAGAGGAGTTTTTACTAAAGAATAAGGCCAATCCAACTAAAAA TTGCATTGTCAATTGTGTCAATTTGGGAGTGACTGTGTATCAGTATATAAAGGTTGTTTTACACCAGGggaaaacaagtaaatgGGATGCATCTGAAGACGCCGTTCTGCTTGAATCAGTATCTTCTGATTTATACGACAATGCCTACAGTTCAGGTATTGGTAGTTCTACCAGTAACTATGGTATTTCCTGGAAAGAGATATCTAGAAATATACCTGGCAAAAACGCTGAACAGTGTAGGTTAAGGTATAGACAAATCAAAAAG AACAAGATCTCTGATTCGCCTTTTTTGATAAAGGAAATGGCACgtcttaaaatattaaaggCTTCTTTCGGCAACAACTGGTctaaaatatcaaatttgATGCCCGGTCGCTCTCCAAGACAGTGCAGAGATAAAATCTCGGAAACAACCAAATTCACTATTGAAAACGCTCTCGAGTCACTTCAGTACTTTAGGGACTTTCTATTAACATTCACTAACTACTACTCAAACTTAAATAAACCATTTTTTGTTGGTCGTTATTGGAAGAGTTTCGATTGGCTCGGGTTATATCTGATTATGGTTCTGAAAATAACTAGAAACCAAGACCTTTTGGatattttgaaaaaattttatttttcaaacgCTATTGAAAAAAGGATTAAAATAGTTTTTGAGGATGGACTCAGCAAGAACGTAACAGAATGCTCTGGCTCAGACATTTATGcaataactaattttttacaaattatagCATCTAGAGTCGATGAAGTTCACTTTGACAAAGTCGTTAGGGTAAACAAGGCTTTATCTAAACAACTTTTTAGG AGGTGTGGTACCGGTGAAAGTGTCGATTTTAAGATTTTTGATAAGGAAAATAACTTTgatgatttaaaaagttCGGTTTTTAATTCACTTAATAGGTTATGGCCTTAA